In Drosophila willistoni isolate 14030-0811.24 chromosome XR unlocalized genomic scaffold, UCI_dwil_1.1 Seg144, whole genome shotgun sequence, one DNA window encodes the following:
- the LOC6639354 gene encoding uncharacterized protein LOC6639354, translated as MVHQQEMPRPFSIFSQLDAKVPKQLSGVYRFLVFARDWTIFKHNACYARIYFHPVLFVNALQMAIKEREDCKMMRLPAPYEILPQLYFERDIILAAQLTSWQQLAPVKISTKRTWKEILASFMGYTQSTLKDSESELLPAEPIVIEAKKEMAHLGLDVDLNAHWNLIINQLLMDQQDETNEDNTIIDGDRMMAFRGPSDEQLYKDKIRRRMGNEAKSSQNFIYNLQQIVRLLEWKDLVTNQRSMDIIQPRLITTGGKPYRATNISLEQIRSLMHLELDNLNKLIENELNVSSDTPSLIAHRIIAENYRQLCENMSRALNDNRLDQPNMFSMGTSNLRDPIYRSLLYRLDQLINVYTKPLTRVFNMDIKINQLSGITATATFRLKVKEEFLFLVLSPPSSILHPPSFSRVLVLVLVVVTLEYKNKNVDNAGNFLLSC; from the exons ATGGTTCATCAGCAGGAAATGCCAAGGCCATTTAGCATTTTCAGTCAATTGGATGCAAAGGTACCAAAACAGCTTTCGGGTGTCTATCGGTTTCTGGTCTTTGCCAGAGATTGGACAATATTTAAGCATAATGCCTGCTATGCTAGAATATACTTTCATCCAGTGCTTTTTGTGAATGCTCTGCAAATGGCCATTAAGGAGCGAGAGGATTGCAAAATGATGCGTTTACCTGCTCCATATGAGATTCTACCACAATTATATTTCGAAAGGGATATTATACTGGCTGCTCAATTGACAAGTTGGCAACAATTGGCGCCAGTGAAGATCTCCACGAAGCGCACTTGGAAGGAGATCTTGGCCAGCTTTATGGGCTACACTCAGTCAACTTTAAAGGACTCGGAATCCGAACTCTTGCCAGCCGAACCAATTGTGATTGAGGCCAAGAAAGAGATGGCTCATTTAGGATTAGATGTGGATTTGAATGCTCATTGGAATCTAATAATCAATCAACTTCTGATGGATCAACAAGATGAGACTAACGAGGATAATACAATTATAGATGGTGATCGTATGATGGCATTTCGTGGTCCTAGCGATGAGCAACTCTATAAGGACAAAATCCGTAGACGAATGGGAAACGAAGCGAAAAGCTCGCAGAATTTCATTTATAATCTACAACAAATTGTACGACTTTTGGAATGGAAAGATCTTGTGACTAATCAACGATCAATGGATATAATACAACCTCGTCTGATAACCACTGGAGGCAAGCCCTATAGGGCCACCAACATTAGCTTAGAACAAATCCGAAGTTTGATGCATTTAGAATTGGATAATCTAAACAAACTCATAGAAAATGAGTTGAATGTTTCCTCAGATACGCCCTCGTTGATTGCACATCGCATTATAGCCGAAAATTATCGTCAGTTATGCGAGAATATGAGTCGAGCTTTGAATGATAATCGTTTGGATCAACCGAATATGTTTAGCATGGGAACATCTAATCTACGTGATCCCATTTATCGTTCATTACTCTATCGACTGGATCAACTAATCAATGTATACACAAAGCCATTGACGAGAGTCTTTAACATGGATATAAAGATTAATCAGTTAAGT GGTatcacagcaacagcaacctTTCGACTTAAGGTAAAGGAAGAATTTTTGTTCTTGGTGTTGTCTCCACCATCCTCCATCCTCCATCCTCCATCCTTCAGCCGTGTTCTTGTCCTGGTCCTTGTCGTTGTGACTCTTGAGTACAAGAACAAGAACGTCGACAACGCTGGCAACTTCCTGCTATCGTGCTAA
- the LOC6639357 gene encoding peroxisome biogenesis factor 1, with the protein MFKRTFKVVYRPIKNNFLLLPDQYYGVVSTYDTGCLSLQYNGRVHYASWAPHAGGGGVKDTEIGINARAAKEIGLHENDLVKCSLIADVLNLRSVHVTPVSAKDWEIIELSSEKISSSMLEQTRIVNSTQILIIWINKSMQVALTVDRLKPHISYGRVDHNTELVVAPNLYKGLTNGSNSNGINGESTDKDISSKLARSKTSVQIKDEVDGNKITRPAPLTHSSTVSNVKNTMQRNKRQDHMERLKKDLRRESSHSYEFRVVRGLWMEQAQESDVYVNSKHLPDFMDLDLFYSMKTASDKEYYVRVHSISKELEEDLPATLHPSIELNANLMKLLGIKELERIVLRPKTIVVNFVEKIELFAHKKTHYKIIENAFKRFVIERTQKRPMLFNQEEVVRLEDDLLVTVGILPEHFRYCVVDAQFLKESKIYAADLVRPVNEIIKEQPQLTSPLSVKDLIRLPEYDRIVDHVVKELRMNLCLNADNSVMRQCNILLTGAAGTGKTVLVERILDQLCRKPDYCYFDIFYGSRSKGRKTESIQKDLRNIFTSCLQHAPAIVVIENLDVLAHAAGEQSSQDGEYYNRMADTVHQLIMQYTTNNAIAVIATVNELQSLNKRLSSPRGRHVFQTVARLPNLERADREIILKELCSHINGRQLDLVKFSNLTEGYRKCDLVQFIERAIFYAYRISKSHPLLTNDQLIESLEHTNSYCLQGIQSNQKTGSEQETNEMRVEELPGLELVVGVLEEVLMWPSRYPTIFNASPLRNQAGVLLYGPPGTGKTYLVSQLATSWNLRIISVKGPELLAKYIGQSEENVRNLFNRARSAKPCVLFFDEFDSLAPKRGHDSTGVTDRVVNQLLTELDGVEGLQGVTVIAATSRPELLDPALLRSGRIDRLVECPLPDAQARVRIFEALSSTLNLDECVDFDWFSGRTQNYTGADIQSVLTSANMAAVKEALAQFGHEKLPKRILVKQKHLIESFQTTRPSLSASDVAKYQKTYARFTNKEKSSRDFVAKRATLA; encoded by the exons ATGTTCAAGCGTACATTTAAAGTAGTTTATCGGCCAATTaagaataattttttgttactgCCGGACCAATACTACGGAGTTGTGTCAACCTAT GACACGGGCTGCCTTAGTTTGCAGTATAATGGACGCGTCCATTATGCCTCTTGGGCGCCGCATGCGGGTGGCGGCGGTGTCAAAGACACCGAAATTGGGATCAATGCCAGGGCAGCCAAGGAGATTG GTCTGCATGAAAATGATTTGGTCAAATGTTCGCTCATCGCTGACGTTCTCAATCTGCGCAGCGTCCATGTTACACCCGTTTCGGCCAAAGATTGGGAGATCATT GAGTTGAGCAGCGAGAAAATCTCGAGTAGCATGCTGGAGCAAACTCGTATTGTGAATTCCACACAGATTCTAATCATATGGATTAACAAGTCCATGCAGGTGGCATTGACAGTGG aTCGTTTGAAGCCACACATAAGCTATGGAAGAGTTGATCATAATACGGAATTGGTTGTGGCGCCAAATCTTTATAAAGGTCTCACCAATGGCAGCAATTCGAATGGCATTAATGGAGAATCCACGGATAAGGATATATCATCGAAATTGGCACGCAGTAAGACAAGTGTCCAGATTAAAGATGAAGTGGATGGCAACAAGATCACAAGACCTGCTCCGCTTACACACTCATCGACAGTGAGCAATGTGAAGAATACAATGCAACGTAACAAACGGCAGGATCATATGGAACGTTTGAAGAAGGATTTACGACGTGAGAGTTCGCATAGCTATGAGTTTCGTGTAGTGCGTGGCCTGTGGATGGAACAGGCTCAGGAATCTGATGTCTATGTGAATAGCAAGCATTTGCCAGATTTTATGGACCTGGATCTATTCTATAGCATGAAAACGGCCAGCGATAAGGAGTACTATGTAAGGGTACATTCAATTAGTAAAGAACTGGAAGAGGATTTACCAGCCACATTGCATCCATCCATTGAGTTAAATGCCAATCTAATGAAATTGCTGGGCATTAAGGAGCTGGAGCGGATTGTGCTGCGACCAAAGACCATTGTGGTGAATTTCGTTGAAAAGATTGAACTGTTTGCGCATAAAAAAACTCACTATAAAATTATTGAGAATGCATTTAAGCGATTTGTCATCGAGAGAACACAAAAGCGGCCCATGTTGTTTAATCAGGAGGAGGTAGTCCGGCTGGAGGATGATCTTCTGGTGACTGTGGGCATTCTACCCGAGCATTTTCGTTATTGTGTGGTCGATGCGCAATTCTTGAAGGAATCGAAAATCTATGCTGCCGATTTAGTCCGTCCCGTCAATGAGATAATCAAAGAGCAACCCCAATTGACATCTCCCCTTAGTGTTAAGGATCTCATACGTCTGCCCGAATATGATAGAATTGTGGATCATGTGGTGAAAGAGTTACGCATGAATCTGTGCCTTAATGCCGATAATTCTGTGATGCGTCAGTGTAATATACTCCTTACCGGAGCGGCGGGCACTGGTAAAACTGTTCTCGTGGAACGTATACTAGATCAATTGTGCCGCAAACCGGATTACTGCTATTTCGATATATTCTATGGATCAAGGAGCAAGGGACGCAAAACTGAATCCATACAAAAGGATTTGCGTAACATATTCACAAGCTGCCTGCAACATGCCCCGGCAATTGTTGTAATTGAAAATCTCGATGTACTCGCCCATGCGGCAGGTGAACAATCTAGCCAGGATGGTGAATATTATAATCGTATGGCCGATACAGTGCATCAATTAATTATGCAGTATACAACAAATAATGCCATTGCCGTGATTGCCACCGTTAATGAGCTGCAATCGTTGAACAAACGTCTCAGTTCGCCCAGAGGACGACATGTCTTTCAAACTGTTGCCCGTCTGCCCAATTTGGAACGTGCCGATCGTGAGATAATCCTCAAAGAACTCTGTAGTCACATTAATGGCCGCCAATTGGATTTGGTGaagttttcaaatttaacCGAAGGTTATCGTAAATGTGATCTAGTGCAATTTATTGAGCGAGCTATCTTTTATGCCTACAGGATAA GTAAAAGTCATCCTCTGCTTACCAATGATCAGCTCATTGAATCCTTGGAGCATACCAATTCCTATTGCCTACAGGGTATACAAAGTAATCAAAAGACTGGCTCTGAGCAGGAGACAAATGAAATGCGTGTGGAGGAGTTGCCTGGCTTGGAATTAGTCGTGGGTGTACTCGAAGAGGTTCTCATGTGGCCCTCAAGG taccCTACCATATTTAATGCCTCACCGTTGCGCAATCAAGCCGGCGTCTTACTCTATGGCCCACCTGGTACTGGTAAAACGTATTTGGTCTCACAATTGGCTACCTCATGGAATCTGCGTATAATTTCTGTCAAGGGACCCGAACTATTGGCCAAATACATTGGCCAAAGTGAGGAGAATGtgagaaatttatttaatcgTGCCCGCAGTGCCAAGCCCTGTGTACTCTTCTTCGATGAATTCGATAGTTTGGCCCCAAAACGTGGTCATGATTCGACCGGGGTGACAGATCGTGTAGTCAATCAATTGCTCACCGAACTAGATGGTGTCGAAGGGCTGCAAGGTGTTACGGTTATAGCGGCCACCTCAAGACCCGAGCTACTGGATCCAGCCTTGTTGCGTTCAGGACGTATTGATCGTTTGGTTGAATGTCCATTACCCGATGCACAGGCTCGGGTTCGAATCTTTGAGGCATTGAGCTCAACATTAAATCTAGATGAATGTGTGGACTTTGATTGGTTTAGTGGACGTACACAAAATTATACGGGAGCTGATATACAAAGTGTTCTGACCTCGGCAAATATGGCGGCAGTTAAGGAGGCGTTAGCACAATTTGGACATGAG AAACTGCCAAAGAGAATTTTAGTGAAGCAAAAACATCTCATCGAATCCTTTCAAACGACCCGGCCATCGCTAAGTGCCTCCGATGTGGCCAAATATCAGAAAAC TTATGCACGCTTCACCAACAAGGAGAAGAGCTCCAGAGACTTTGTGGCCAAACGGGCCACATTGGCATGA
- the LOC6639356 gene encoding fibroblast growth factor receptor homolog 2 codes for MQKLLIIACLSSIFNLLLAAPTDECDYKQHRCLIDVFALRRQQTSSRRVPSDVDITLKCFRPQRKWYYQDKLQHEYPFLRLNRIQPEQSGNYSCLDGQNNWSNITLIVGHQEAETLDNDIASIDKILHDKQEEEEQEEEEAEKESVEQLDFRLLNANQTQRLPRLAEDLPQVVQRPADSFYQFTCQPNTNDERQPLNITWLHNDNPIVVSGGRGRIKKLKWSLNVTQLQVEDSGNYSCRMCNTYGCIESKPSHLEVITRTHLPPQLKEGLPKNVTTAPGENVNFHCDLEDSKLETKITWRHVKPHIVDINQLIEQLTNHPMEVNKNVEQMPTIRDHPHLLSLGNVLDEDEGWYICIAENPVGNTVGAAYMEVSSALITSSTTTTTTTTPTIPVTTTEADEDSDDSAGDSIGDATNDESPPVFRKGLLRQQHYVAGQTITLSCPVAGRATISWTRNNNTLNRRFGGILQKKWMLRIQDVTTEDNGLYTCTVCNTKGCIRFEFNVCVIERVRSSPIISPVPQNQTAYINETTTIACSVFSDLQPTVEWIRVVPGNHSKANVVPIKLNTTQDTEHSNGMYNITLRHISLEDEGWYTCMASNSLGTKNASFYLRVTERPPSIYTVRRSLTPGFAVAILIILTFFLIGSLLIVYMLRRLRREKLLKHRIETVHQWTKKVIIYRPDSAEGNSCSAGDLQMPVIKIEKQRTTFSTTGSGCADPSQAFNEYEFPLDSNWEIPRQQLSLGSILGEGAFGRVVMAEADGLPRSPISAETIVAVKMVKEEHTDADMASLVREMEVMKMIGKHINIINLLGCCSQGGPLWVIVEYAPHGNLKDFLKQNRPGAPMQRRSDSDGYLDDKLLMTPQQQLGEKELTMFAFQIARGMEYLASRRCIHRDLAARNVLVSDGYVMKIADFGLARDIQDTEYYRKNTNGRLPIKWMAPESLQEKKYDSQTDVWSYGVLLWEIMTYGNQPYPNIMSAEELYSYLITGQRMEKPAKCSLNIYVVMRQCWHFESCARPTFAELVESFDGILQQASSNPNDAYLDLSMPMLETPPSSGDEDYGSDTDTYQETSPLKHPCTTTYKFK; via the exons atgcAAAAATTGCTGATCATCGCCTGCTTGAGCAGCATCTTCAATCTGTTGTTGGCAGCCCCCACAGATGAATGTGATTACAAGCAGCATCGTTGCTTAATCGATGTCTTTGCCCTGCGTCGACAACAAACAAGCAGCAGACGAGTGCCCAGCGATGTGGATATAACATTGAAATGCTTTCGTCCACAACGTAAATGGTATTACCAAGATAAATTACAGCATGAATATCCTTTCTTACGTTTGAATCGCATACAACCCGAACAATCGGGTAACTACAGTTGTTTGGATGGTCAAAATAATTGGTCAAATATCACATTAATTGTTGGCCATCAAGAGGCTGAAACTCTGGATAATGATATTGCCAGCATCGATAAAATTCTACATGACAAACAGGAGGAAgaggagcaggaggaggaggaggcagAAAAGGAATCGGTGGAACAATTAGATTTTCGTCTATTGAACGCAAATCAAACACAAAGATTACCTCGTCTAGCAGAAGATTTGCCACAAGTTGTGCAACGTCCAGCTGATAGTTTCTATCAATTCACTTGTCAACCGAATACAAATGATGAGAGGCAACCATTGAATATCACATGGCTGCACAATGATAACCCCATTGTCGTCTCGGGCGGACGAGGACGCATAAAAAAGTTGAAATGGTCACTGAATGTGACCCAATTGCAAGTGGAGGATAGTGGCAACTATTCGTGCCGCATGTGCAATACTTATGGATGCATTGAAAGTAAACCCAGCCACCTGGAGGTCATTACACGCACTCATTTACCTCCCCAATTGAAAGAGGGCTTGCCAAAGAATGTAACCACAGCGCCGGGCGAAAATGTCAATTTCCATTGTGATCTAGAGGACTCCAAATTGGAGACAAAGATCACATGGCGTCATGTGAAGCCGCATATAGTGGATATCAATCAGTTAATTGAACAATTAACCAATCACCCCATGGAAGTGAATAAAAATGTAGAGCAAATGCCCACCATACGAGATCATCCGCATTTGCTGAGTCTCGGCAATGTCCTGGACGAGGATGAAGGCTGGTATATATGCATAGCAGAGAATCCAGTGGGCAATACTGTGGGTGCTGCCTACATGGAAGTTAGTTCAGCTTTAATTACCAGCAGcacgacaacaacaaccacaacgaCCCCCACCATTCCAGTGACCACCACTGAGGCCGACGAGGATTCGGATGATAGTGCTGGCGATAGCATTGGCGATGCTACAAACGATGAATCTCCGCCAGTTTTTCGTAAGGGATTACTCCGGCAACAGCATTATGTGGCCGGGCAGACAATCACTCTAAGTTGTCCAGTGGCCGGTAGAGCCACCATCTCATGGACAAGGAATAATAATACTCTGAATCGTCGTTTTGGTGGTATTTTGCAAAAGAAATGGATGCTACGCATACAGGATGTCACCACAGAGGATAATGGCCTATACACCTGCACTGTGTGCAATACCAAGGGTTGCATACGCTTCGAGTTCAATGTGTGCGTGATTGAACGTGTACGTTCCTCGCCGATCATATCGCCAGTGCCGCAGAATCAAACGGCCTATATCAATGAGACAACGACCATTGCTTGCTCCGTTTTCTCCGATCTCCAGCCGACTGTCGAATGGATACGTGTTGTGCCAGGAAATCACTCGAAGGCAAATGTTGTGCCCATCAAATTGAACACTACTCAGGATACGGAACATTCGAATGGCATGTACAATATCACATTGCGGCATATAAGCCTAGAGGATGAGGGCTGGTATACATGCATGGCCTCCAATTCGCTGGGTACTAAAAATGCCAGCTTTTATTTGCGTGTCACCGAACGACCGCCCAGTATCTATACGGTGCGGCGTTCCCTAACTCCGGGCTTTGCTGTGGCCATTCTGATCATATTGACGTTCTTTCTCATAGGCAGTCTTCTGATTGTCTATATGCTGAGACGATTGCGTCGCGAGAAATTACTTAAACATCGCATCGAAACGGTCCATCAGTGGACCAAAAAGGTCATTATCTATCGCCCCGATAGCGCCGAGGGTAATTCCTGTTCGGCTGGTGATCTTCAGATGCCTGTGATCAAGATTGAGAAGCAACGCACCACATTCTCGACCACGGGATCGGGTTGTGCCGATCCCTCGCAGGCATTTAACGAATATGAATTCCCATTGGACTCCAATTGGGAGATACCACGACAACAGCTCTCGCTGGGCTCAATTTTGGGAGAGGGAGCCTTCGGACGAGTGGTCATGGCCGAAGCGGATGGCCTGCCACGCAGTCCCATTTCAGCTGAAACCATTGTGGCCGTTAAAATGGTCAAGGAAGAGCACACGGATGCCGATATGGCCAGCTTGGTTCGCGAAATGGAGGTCATGAAAATGATTGGCAAGCACATCAATATCATCAATCTGCTCGGCTGCTGTAGTCAAGGTGGCCCACTTTGGGTCATTGTTGAATACGCTCCGCATGGCAATCTGAAAGATTTCCTTAAACAGAATCGTCCTGGTGCTCCCATGCAGCGGCGCAGCGATAGTGATGGCTATTTAGATGATAAACTCCTGATGACACCGCAACAGCAATTGGGCGAAAAGGAGCTAACCATGTTTGCCTTTCAAATAGCCAGAGGCATGGAATACTTGGCCTCGCGACGG TGCATACATCGTGATCTGGCTGCGCGTAATGTATTAGTTAGCGATGGTTATGTAATGAAAATCGCCGACTTTGGACTGGCCCGTGATATACAGGATACGGAATATTATCGAAAGAATACCAATGGACGTTTGCCCATCAAATGGATGGCTCCCGAATCGTTGCAGGAAAAGAAATATGATTCACAAACCGATGTTTGGAGCTATGGTGTTCTGTTATGGGAGATAATGACATATGGCAATCAGCCATATCCGAACATTATGTCCGCCGAAGAGCTCTATAGCTATCTGATCACAGGTCAGCGAATGGAGAAGCCAGCGAAATGTTCACTCAATATTTATGTTGTGATGCGACAATGCTGGCACTTTGAATCCTGCGCCCGTCCCACATTCGCCGAACTGGTGGAGAGTTTCGATGGCATACTGCAACAGGCTAGCAGTAATCCCAATGATGCTTACTTGGATCTCTCCATGCCCATGCTGGAAACGCCGCCATCATCGGGCGATGAAGATTATGGCTCCGATACGGATACATACCAAGAGACTTCCCCGCTTAAACATCCATGTACCACCACCTATAAGTTTAAATAG